A section of the Hemibagrus wyckioides isolate EC202008001 linkage group LG04, SWU_Hwy_1.0, whole genome shotgun sequence genome encodes:
- the si:ch211-132b12.7 gene encoding CLOCK-interacting pacemaker codes for MPQEASCVGRCAALPGSKNSKDKSNSASLLSRTKGHTVQMTNGRNSRCSSEKDSGYSDAGSDYQQTDVDDQHSTVTELKARKPQNTGDQGNHILVSGQAEFTPMFIIKNVVLKQSGQSGQDQVLQSLWGSENTNAQSNLLLLQQPGITVSPLHVLTPQLRRAESKNRKSKNAYLPILNSYPKIAPNLNKKKPEKPPARRDGSSEEHSLSKRVCTEETKEEVSVSTQVSEKHANKQPESHSQSDSNSFLHSSSDLEQRSSCLLPPELKIMGTSAFTSWSSVSSSKTSSSSFPASCSEPAALLLPTSKVNLSGGSVPDSNIGLTKHRRFLNTVEILSQSGLLDITLRTQELLRQSAATEQNIAQLRQHTHLLRQAVHAGSNVPTLEKVHRIMVESGCYPNLRSLLFMGSDNGELEADSSSRIDAMITYRCEFNGQEGVAPPSPLLTTEPVREGRDLPSANQQDSTFGMDWLMAHGKHPLHKKLHVPPDSSTCVVAAVETYTD; via the exons ATGCCCCAGGAGGCGAGTTGTGTGGGGAGGTGTGCTGCCCTTCCTGGCAGTAAAAATTCCAAGGACAAAAGCAACAGTGCTTCCCTGCTGTCCAGAACAAAAGGTCACACAGTGCAGATGACGAATGGACGGAACTCCCGCTGCAGTTCTGAGAAAGACTCAGGTTACTCAG ATGCTGGATCTGACTATCAGCAGACAGATGTAGATGATCAACACAGTACTGTGACTGAGCTGAAGGCTCGTAAACCTCAGAATACAGGAGATCAGGGGAACCACATCCTGGTATCGGGACAAGCAGAGTTCACTCCTATGTTTATCATCAAAAATGTAGTTTTAAAACAG TCGGGACAGTCAGGACAGGATCAGGTTCTCCAATCTTTGTGGGGATCGGAGAACACTAATGCTCAAAGTAATCTCTTGTTGCTGCAGCAGCCTGGCATCACTGTCTCTCCACTCCATGTTCTTACACCACAGTTACGAAGAGCTGAGAGCAAgaacagaaagagcaaaaatgCATACCTCCCCATCCTCAACTCGTATCCCAAAATTGCTCCCaatctgaacaaaaaaaaaccagagaAACCCCCAGCCAGAAGGGATGGCAGTTCAGAGGAGCACAGCCTGAGTAAGAGGGTATGTACTGAAGAAACTAAAGAGGAGGTATCTGTATCCACACAAGTGTCTGAGAAGCATGCAAACAAGCAGCCTGAGAGCCACTCGCAATCTGACTCTAATTCCTTCTTACATTCGAGTAGTGACTTAGAACAGAGGAGTTCATGCCTCCTGCCTCCAGAATTAAAAATCATGGGCACATCAGCCTTCACGAGCTGGTCCTCTGTTTCCAGTTCAAAGACTTCCTCTTCATCCTTTCCAGCTTCTTGCTCTGAACCTGCAGCACTTTTGCTCCCCACCAGTAAGGTGAACCTTTCAGGAGGCTCAGTCCCAGACTCTAACATTGGCTTGACAAAGCACCGCCGCTTCCTCAACACAGTGGAGATATTGAGCCAGTCAGGGCTGCTGGACATTACACTAAGAACACAGGAGTTGCTCCGCCAGAGTGCTGCTACAGAGCAAAACATTGCTCAGCTGCGACAACATACACATCTGCTGCGCCAGGCTGTCCATGCAGGTTCCAACGTGCCCACTTTGGAGAAAGTACACCGAATCATGGTGGAGTCTGGTTGCTATCCAAATCTCAGGAGCTTGCTTTTTATGGGCAGTGATAATGGAGAGCTTGAGGCTGACAGCAGTTCCAGAATTGATGCCATGATCACCTACAGATGTGAGTTTAATGGGCAGGAAGGAGTTGCACCTCCGTCCCCACTTCTCACCACTGAGCCAGTCAGGGAAGGCAGAGATTTACCATCAGCAAATCAGCAGGACTCAACATTTGGCATGGACTGGTTGATGGCCCATGGGAAGCACCCGCTTCACAAAAAGCTTCATGTGCCTCCAGACAGCTCAACTTGTGTGGTGGCCGCTGTAGAAACTTACACCGACTAA
- the ttc36 gene encoding tetratricopeptide repeat protein 36: MASEHDKAVLWTIFNPTTPFGDIPGLNEEEALTDDDCSFDSNLLEQVKNLELKGISAAESGDLKMALSHFDQAIQILPVRASAYNNRAQVKRLQGDTDSAIQDLEQAILLSKGTGRTACQALVQRGLLFRLAHRDDDARADFERAAALGSMFARQQAIILNPYAALCNRMLSEVISNLRNPKVPETQ, translated from the exons ATGGCGTCAGAACATGATAAAGCAGTTCTTTGGACAATCTTCAATCCTACAACCCCTTTTGGAGACATTCCTGGTTTAAATGAAGAGGAAGCGCTTACAGATGATG ACTGTTCCTTTGACTCTAATCTGCTAGAGCAGGTGAAAAATCTGGAGCTGAAGGGAATTTCTGCTGCTGAGTCTGGGGACTTGAAGATGGCCCTGAGTCATTTTGATCAGGCCATCCAGATACTTCCAGTGAGAGCTTCAGCCTACAACAATCGTGCCCAGGTCAAACGCCTACAGGGAGATACTGACA GTGCAATTCAGGACTTGGAACAGGCCATTTTACTGAGCAAGGGCACAGGTCGCACAGCCTGCCAGGCTCTTGTACAGCGCGGCCTCTTGTTCAGACTGGCACACAGGGATGACGATGCCAGAGCTGACTTTGAGCGGGCAGCAGCCTTGGGAAGCATGTTTGCTAGACAGCAGGCTATAATTCTGAATCCGTATGCAGCTCTATGCAACCGCATGCTCTCTGAAGTCATCAGCAACCTACGTAACCCAAAGGTGCCAGAGACACAGTAG